The Halobellus sp. MBLA0158 genome has a window encoding:
- a CDS encoding stage II sporulation protein M produces MPPRRDVPGVKPSTALRTGWRALAERSASVLPLYLLASGLYGIARVPLLVAGLVALWIAGASGRLDPFVEVLRRSQREASGDAAGSDPFASGTVNPDQLGPGFGDAVGNLLTPEIVALLALGALGAVVLGIVASAVGSAVAVGGIAGLLRGDDGVRAGVDGAAAYWRSILGVRVLLLLALAVVVVPLGSVVAGVASAVLGAAASASGAGAAPSVGGSVAAAGIAVLGALVGAVLVLVVVLLFAFAEQAVVVDDAGALAAVRRSVRFPLDRPTAFLGYVAVAFGALVVSVTVAVAGSLTGTARLTGLVGAIALPPIVDGYKTSVYAETALPDDPNPTPLDERARAAFLGGLREVGAFVRDHPVANLAALACILAGGAIGWVATSSFGVTLPVGSDVGDVFAGGPLGPVGTAVNLAVNNWLVAADLAYSGLAAGVPAVVSLGFNGLLVGAVGGVFDPTAFAALVAPHGVVEVPALVVGGGLGLHLGAVVLGAFRGRRGADDVVDAVRLAYRVLLGLAPLFVVAGLIEAFLTPAIAALVLGG; encoded by the coding sequence ATGCCGCCGCGTCGAGACGTGCCGGGCGTGAAGCCCTCCACCGCCCTCCGGACCGGCTGGCGGGCGCTCGCCGAGCGCTCGGCGTCGGTCCTCCCGCTCTATCTGCTCGCGAGCGGGCTGTACGGTATCGCGCGCGTCCCGCTGCTCGTGGCCGGCTTGGTCGCCCTCTGGATCGCCGGCGCGAGCGGTCGTCTGGATCCGTTCGTCGAGGTGCTGCGCCGGAGTCAACGCGAGGCGAGCGGCGATGCGGCCGGCTCCGACCCGTTCGCCTCGGGGACCGTGAATCCCGACCAGCTCGGACCGGGGTTCGGCGACGCGGTCGGGAACCTCCTCACGCCCGAGATCGTCGCGCTCCTGGCGCTCGGCGCGCTCGGCGCAGTCGTCCTCGGCATCGTCGCCTCCGCGGTCGGGAGCGCGGTCGCGGTCGGCGGCATCGCCGGCCTCCTCCGTGGCGACGACGGCGTCCGCGCGGGGGTCGACGGCGCCGCGGCGTACTGGCGCTCGATCCTCGGCGTTCGCGTCCTCCTCCTTCTCGCCCTCGCGGTCGTGGTCGTCCCGCTGGGGAGCGTCGTCGCCGGCGTCGCGAGCGCGGTCCTCGGCGCGGCCGCGTCGGCGAGCGGGGCCGGGGCCGCGCCGTCCGTCGGGGGGTCGGTCGCCGCTGCCGGGATCGCCGTCCTGGGCGCGCTCGTCGGCGCGGTGCTCGTCCTCGTGGTCGTGCTGCTCTTCGCCTTCGCGGAGCAGGCGGTCGTCGTCGACGACGCGGGCGCCCTGGCGGCGGTCCGCCGGAGCGTCCGGTTCCCCCTCGACCGGCCGACGGCGTTCCTCGGCTACGTCGCCGTCGCGTTCGGCGCGCTCGTCGTCAGCGTGACGGTCGCGGTCGCGGGGTCGCTGACCGGCACGGCGCGACTGACGGGGCTCGTGGGCGCGATCGCGCTCCCGCCGATCGTCGACGGGTACAAGACCTCGGTGTACGCCGAGACCGCGCTCCCGGACGATCCGAATCCGACGCCGCTGGACGAGCGGGCGCGGGCGGCGTTCCTCGGCGGCCTCCGTGAGGTCGGAGCGTTCGTCCGCGACCACCCCGTCGCGAACCTCGCGGCGCTCGCCTGCATCCTCGCCGGCGGCGCGATCGGCTGGGTCGCGACCTCCTCGTTCGGCGTGACGCTGCCCGTCGGCAGCGACGTCGGCGACGTCTTCGCCGGCGGGCCGCTGGGGCCCGTCGGGACGGCCGTGAACCTCGCGGTCAACAACTGGCTCGTCGCGGCCGACCTCGCGTATAGCGGGCTGGCCGCGGGCGTGCCCGCGGTCGTGAGCCTCGGCTTCAACGGCCTGCTCGTCGGCGCCGTCGGCGGCGTGTTCGATCCGACGGCGTTCGCGGCGCTGGTGGCGCCCCACGGCGTCGTCGAAGTCCCCGCACTCGTCGTCGGCGGGGGGCTCGGCCTCCACCTCGGCGCCGTCGTCCTCGGCGCGTTCCGGGGTCGGCGCGGCGCCGACGACGTCGTCGACGCGGTGCGCTTGGCCTACCGCGTGCTCCTCGGACTGGCGCCGCTGTTCGTCGTTGCCGGACTCATCGAGGCGTTCCTCACGCCGGCGATCGCGGCGCTGGTGCTCGGCGGGTGA